In the Cydia fagiglandana chromosome 5, ilCydFagi1.1, whole genome shotgun sequence genome, one interval contains:
- the LOC134664299 gene encoding uncharacterized protein LOC134664299, protein MKLMLVAASLVALLAFAHAEEAKKAEKEVAVTDTKEAATDDKKHEKRGLFDIGLGYGHGGLESGWDSGYGLGHGHEETHKTITVVKNVPVPYPVEKHIPYPVEKKVPYPVKVPVPEPYPVVKHVPYPVKEIVKVPYHVPAPYPVEKKVPYPVHVPVDRPVPYKVYVPQPYPVEKHVHVPVKVPVPAPYPVEKKVPYPVKVPVHVPAPYPVEKIVHVPYKVHVDRPYPVHVPKPVPYPVEKPVPYPVEKPVPYPVKVPVDRPVPVHVEKPVPYPVKVPVPAPYPVEKHIPYPVEKPVPYPVKVPVDRPYPVHIEKHVPVHIEKPVPYPVKVPVPVVVHGHGHEYGHHESY, encoded by the exons ATGAAGCTCATG CTCGTGGCCGCCAGTCTGGTGGCTCTTCTGGCCTTCGCGCACGCGGAGGAGGCAAAGAAAGCAGAAAAAGAAGTGGCAGTGACCGACACCAAAGAGGCGGCGACCGACGACAAAAAACACGAGAAGCGAGGGCTCTTCGACATAGGACTGGGCTACGGACACGGCGGCCTCGAGAGCGGCTGGGACAGTGGCTATGGACTCGGACATGGACACGAAGAAACACACAAAACCATCACCGTGGTCAAGAACGTCCCAGTTCCCTACCCGGTTGAAAAGCACATCCCCTACCCCGTTGAGAAGAAAGTCCCTTACCCGGTTAAAGTACCTGTCCCGGAACCTTACCCGGTTGTGAAACACGTCCCTTACCCAGTCAAGGAGATCGTCAAAGTACCTTACCATGTCCCCGCGCCCTACCCTGTTGAAAAGAAGGTACCTTACCCAGTTCATGTGCCAGTTGACAGGCCCGTTCCCTATAAAGTATACGTGCCCCAGCCCTACCCCGTAGAGAAGCACGTGCATGTCCCAGTAAAGGTCCCGGTGCCCGCTCCCTACCCAGTTGAAAAGAAGGTCCCGTACCCAGTGAAGGTACCCGTCCATGTGCCCGCTCCTTACCCCGTTGAGAAGATCGTGCATGTCCCATACAAGGTGCATGTCGACAGGCCCTACCCCGTGCATGTGCCCAAGCCCGTCCCCTACCCGGTTGAGAAGCCTGTCCCCTACCCCGTTGAGAAGCCCGTGCCCTACCCCGTGAAGGTCCCCGTCGACAGGCCCGTCCCGGTCCATGTTGAGAAACCCGTGCCCTACCCAGTCAAGGTGCCCGTGCCAGCGCCCTACCCCGTCGAGAAGCACATCCCCTACCCGGTCGAAAAGCCCGTGCCTTACCCCGTGAAAGTACCCGTCGACAGACCGTACCCCGTCCACATCGAGAAGCACGTGCCCGTCCACATTGAGAAGCCGGTGCCTTACCCGGTAAAGGTCCCCGTCCCGGTTGTCGTTCATGGTCATGGTCACGAGTATGGACATCATGAGAGCTATTAG